In a genomic window of Curtobacterium sp. MCBD17_035:
- a CDS encoding TetR family transcriptional regulator C-terminal domain-containing protein, with translation MTDIQSHLHLPLGTLRSKTHDTDEFGTDEPGSRGTDQHTASDAAQADRQIAADSRVQIIDGMIRVLQTTAFHEVTAEAVAAEAGLTLEALRHHFPSWDGLVLATLDRWNSARMTPLLPTARSHGTIRLVRAIMADNAAEPSLMRFLVALLSIAATPGHALAPMLQHRYRQFHLVIQQSLVDDVEAGREPQTMQPARGAEQLIALYEGLQLQAMVRPSIDLLGAFDRAITRMRDGWGRRYVAPVWEA, from the coding sequence ACGCACGACACCGACGAGTTCGGCACGGACGAACCCGGCAGCCGCGGCACCGACCAGCACACGGCCTCCGACGCCGCGCAGGCCGACCGGCAGATCGCCGCCGACTCGCGGGTCCAGATCATCGACGGCATGATCCGCGTCCTCCAGACGACGGCCTTCCACGAGGTGACGGCCGAGGCGGTCGCCGCCGAGGCGGGCCTGACGCTCGAGGCGCTCCGCCACCACTTCCCGTCCTGGGACGGTCTGGTCCTGGCCACGCTCGACCGGTGGAACAGCGCACGGATGACCCCGCTCCTCCCGACCGCGCGGTCGCACGGCACGATCCGGCTCGTGCGGGCGATCATGGCGGACAACGCGGCGGAGCCGTCGCTCATGCGGTTCCTCGTCGCGCTCCTCAGCATCGCGGCGACGCCGGGCCACGCGCTCGCGCCGATGCTGCAGCACCGCTACCGGCAGTTCCACCTGGTGATCCAGCAGAGCTTGGTCGACGACGTCGAGGCGGGCCGTGAACCGCAGACGATGCAGCCGGCTCGCGGCGCGGAGCAACTCATCGCGCTCTACGAGGGCCTGCAGCTCCAGGCCATGGTCCGCCCGAGCATCGACCTGCTCGGCGCGTTCGACCGCGCGATCACCCGCATGCGCGACGGGTGGGGACGACGGTACGTCGCACCCGTCTGGGAGGCGTGA
- a CDS encoding metallopeptidase family protein, with protein sequence MEMSPERFEDLVVDELDRLPDEMVDGLENVAFVVEDAPEDGEDLLGRYDGVAVTERDRYGFGELPDRVVVFRLAHLASCDTEQQLRDEVHTTLVHEIAHCYGIDDDRLHELGWD encoded by the coding sequence ATGGAGATGTCGCCCGAGCGGTTCGAGGACCTCGTCGTCGACGAGCTCGACCGGCTCCCCGACGAGATGGTGGACGGGCTGGAGAACGTGGCGTTCGTCGTCGAGGACGCCCCCGAGGACGGGGAGGACCTCCTCGGCCGTTACGACGGGGTCGCGGTGACCGAGCGGGACCGGTACGGGTTCGGGGAGCTCCCGGACCGGGTCGTCGTGTTCCGGCTCGCGCATCTGGCGTCCTGCGACACCGAGCAGCAGCTCCGCGACGAGGTGCACACGACCCTCGTCCACGAGATCGCGCACTGCTACGGCATCGACGACGATCGGCTGCACGAGCTCGGCTGGGACTGA
- a CDS encoding ATP-binding protein: protein MCEGQDARAPLGAGAAWPAPGAGVPATARFVDAEGRPVDVRALVDRIRAAGGGVRTGATRASAGRTAPAPRVVVLVDGRSGTGKTTLADQLAAAVPAQVVHLDDVYPGWDGLRAAADAVVRDVLAPPDPTGRPGWRRWDWAAGLPAGWVSVAPDQDLVVEGCGALSRVASGMATFRIWLDGEDDARRRRALDRDGPVFAREWDRWAAQEAAFIAEEQPREQADVVLRIAEPDAGQSQPSSCSRSSSMP, encoded by the coding sequence GTGTGTGAGGGCCAGGACGCCCGCGCGCCGCTGGGTGCCGGTGCCGCGTGGCCCGCGCCGGGCGCCGGGGTCCCGGCGACGGCTCGCTTCGTCGACGCCGAGGGGCGCCCGGTGGACGTCCGCGCCCTCGTCGACCGCATCCGTGCCGCAGGCGGCGGTGTCCGCACCGGTGCCACCCGCGCGAGTGCCGGGCGCACGGCTCCGGCACCGCGCGTGGTCGTCCTCGTCGACGGGCGGTCCGGTACCGGCAAGACGACGCTCGCGGACCAGCTCGCCGCAGCCGTGCCCGCGCAGGTCGTCCACCTCGACGACGTCTACCCCGGCTGGGACGGACTCCGGGCCGCCGCCGACGCCGTGGTGCGGGACGTGCTCGCGCCGCCGGACCCGACCGGACGCCCGGGATGGCGGCGGTGGGACTGGGCGGCGGGCCTCCCGGCCGGATGGGTGTCGGTCGCACCCGACCAGGACCTCGTCGTCGAGGGGTGCGGCGCGCTGTCCCGGGTCGCGTCGGGCATGGCGACGTTCCGGATCTGGCTGGACGGCGAGGACGACGCGCGCCGCCGTCGGGCACTCGACCGCGACGGCCCGGTCTTCGCGCGGGAGTGGGACCGGTGGGCCGCGCAGGAGGCCGCGTTCATCGCCGAGGAGCAGCCACGGGAGCAGGCTGACGTCGTGCTCCGGATCGCCGAGCCCGACGCGGGTCAGTCCCAGCCGAGCTCGTGCAGCCGATCGTCGTCGATGCCGTAG
- a CDS encoding energy-coupling factor transporter transmembrane component T — protein sequence MIALDGPPTAERHDRGPLDRVAPVASLLGGVALAVCLVTTLDVVSAAVALGLELVLLPIVRVPVRSLLLRAAPVLVAAPVAGVSIALYGRASGRTWFDLGFAHVTDGSLVLAIATVLRLLAIGLPAVALFARVDPTDLADGLAQVLHLPARFVLGALAAVRMTTLMREDWRQLAMARRARGIADRGRVRRGASMAFALLVLALRRATTLAVAMESRGFGAPVRRTWARPVRFGGAEWAMVLVCSAVGLVAIAAAVVAGTWHGV from the coding sequence GTGATCGCGCTCGACGGACCGCCGACCGCCGAGCGGCACGACCGGGGGCCCCTCGACCGCGTCGCCCCCGTGGCCTCGCTGCTCGGGGGCGTCGCCCTGGCCGTGTGCCTCGTGACGACCCTCGACGTCGTGTCGGCCGCGGTGGCGCTCGGCCTCGAACTCGTGCTCCTGCCGATCGTCCGGGTGCCCGTGCGGTCGCTGCTCCTCCGCGCCGCACCGGTCCTCGTCGCGGCACCCGTGGCCGGGGTGAGCATCGCGCTCTACGGACGCGCATCGGGCCGCACCTGGTTCGACCTCGGGTTCGCCCACGTCACGGACGGCTCGCTGGTGCTGGCGATCGCCACCGTGCTGCGGCTGCTCGCCATCGGGCTGCCCGCGGTCGCGCTGTTCGCACGCGTCGACCCGACGGACCTCGCCGACGGCCTGGCGCAGGTCCTGCACCTGCCCGCGCGGTTCGTGCTCGGCGCGCTCGCCGCCGTGCGGATGACGACCCTGATGCGCGAGGACTGGCGGCAACTCGCCATGGCCCGACGTGCCCGGGGCATCGCCGACCGCGGCCGGGTGCGGCGTGGCGCGTCGATGGCGTTCGCCCTGCTCGTGCTCGCCCTGCGCCGTGCGACGACGCTCGCCGTCGCCATGGAGTCGCGCGGCTTCGGTGCTCCCGTCCGGCGCACCTGGGCCCGGCCGGTCCGGTTCGGGGGAGCGGAGTGGGCGATGGTCCTCGTGTGCAGCGCGGTCGGCCTCGTCGCGATCGCCGCCGCCGTCGTGGCGGGGACCTGGCACGGTGTGTGA
- a CDS encoding ABC transporter ATP-binding protein, producing the protein MPTAATDGRTRPAAIRFRGWGRRYPDRDVWAVRGVDLDVRPGERVAVVGASGSGKSTLLRAVAGVLGDDDADGTQPGDVGAGVEEGGVLVDGQDPRRVRGRVGLVMQDPEAHTVMSRIGDDVAFGPENLGVPRAEIGPRVREALALVGLDLPLDRSTSAMSGGQRQRLALAGVLAMRPGALVLDEPCANLDPDGVRQVHDAVRDVLVATGATLLVVEHRIGTWLDLVDRLVLLTPGGGIAADGTPEEVLARHGTALTAAGVWVPGAEPDPRPLRTGGELLLRASGLATARGRRSPVGHDIDTEVRTGRVLGVTGPNGVGKSTLGLTLAGLFPPAGGVLAASDALAAGAGPMPSRWSSRDLAARVGTVLQDPGHQFVARSVREELAVGPVATGLDRHTVDERVDAVLAAFGLDALADANPFTLSGGEQRRLAIGTAIVARPPVVVLDEPTSGQDRTTWQAIVDRLTELADAGSGIVAVTHDATLLGALGADELRLAPARVEAGAA; encoded by the coding sequence ATGCCCACCGCCGCCACCGACGGACGGACGCGCCCCGCGGCGATCCGGTTCCGTGGCTGGGGGCGTCGGTACCCCGACCGTGACGTCTGGGCCGTGCGCGGCGTCGACCTCGACGTCCGGCCCGGGGAACGCGTCGCCGTGGTCGGCGCGTCCGGCTCGGGCAAGTCGACGCTCCTCCGGGCCGTCGCGGGGGTCCTCGGTGACGACGACGCGGACGGCACGCAGCCGGGTGACGTCGGCGCGGGCGTCGAGGAGGGCGGCGTCCTCGTCGACGGGCAGGACCCGCGCCGCGTGCGGGGCCGCGTCGGGCTCGTCATGCAGGACCCCGAGGCGCACACCGTGATGTCGCGCATCGGCGACGACGTCGCGTTCGGCCCCGAGAACCTCGGCGTCCCGCGAGCCGAGATCGGTCCGCGCGTCCGCGAGGCACTCGCGCTCGTCGGACTCGACCTCCCGCTCGACCGCTCGACCTCGGCGATGTCCGGCGGGCAGCGGCAGCGCCTCGCCCTCGCCGGGGTCCTCGCGATGCGGCCCGGGGCACTCGTGCTCGACGAACCCTGCGCGAACCTCGACCCCGACGGCGTGCGGCAGGTCCACGACGCCGTTCGCGACGTCCTCGTGGCCACCGGGGCCACCCTCCTCGTCGTGGAGCACCGCATCGGCACCTGGCTCGACCTCGTCGACCGGCTCGTGCTGCTCACGCCCGGCGGTGGGATCGCGGCCGACGGGACGCCGGAGGAGGTGCTCGCCCGGCACGGCACGGCGCTCACCGCAGCGGGCGTTTGGGTGCCGGGCGCGGAACCCGACCCACGTCCGCTCCGGACCGGTGGGGAGCTGCTGCTCCGGGCCTCGGGGCTCGCGACGGCTCGAGGGCGTCGCAGCCCCGTCGGCCACGACATCGACACCGAGGTCCGTACCGGCCGCGTGCTCGGGGTGACCGGACCGAACGGTGTCGGCAAGTCCACCCTCGGCCTGACGCTCGCGGGGCTGTTCCCGCCGGCCGGCGGCGTCCTCGCGGCGTCCGACGCACTCGCGGCCGGTGCGGGGCCGATGCCCTCGCGGTGGTCGAGCCGCGACCTCGCCGCCCGGGTGGGGACGGTCCTCCAGGACCCCGGCCACCAGTTCGTGGCCCGCAGCGTCCGCGAGGAACTCGCCGTCGGACCGGTCGCCACCGGGCTCGACCGCCACACCGTCGACGAGCGCGTCGACGCGGTGCTCGCGGCGTTCGGCCTCGACGCCCTCGCGGACGCGAACCCGTTCACGCTCTCGGGAGGCGAGCAGCGCCGACTCGCGATCGGTACCGCGATCGTGGCGCGGCCGCCCGTCGTCGTCCTCGACGAACCGACGTCCGGCCAGGACCGCACGACCTGGCAGGCGATCGTCGACCGGCTCACGGAGCTGGCGGACGCCGGGTCCGGCATCGTCGCCGTGACGCACGACGCGACGCTGCTCGGCGCGCTCGGCGCCGACGAACTCCGGCTCGCACCAGCGCGCGTGGAAGCGGGTGCCGCGTGA
- a CDS encoding ECF transporter S component — translation MRERASTPMPTATGPTATGPTATGPTATGPAATGPADRAADPALQTGTAAVTDGAPQPSRRRFRWRVVDIVVASVLGVAAGLVFTLWDLGYSPISVGLGLVLPGSQSLVGGVWLFAGVLVGVVVRKPGAALYGEVVAASVEALVGNEWGGWLTLVSGLVQGLGAEIVLALFLYRVYRAPVVVLAGAAAGLALGINDSVLWYPAYALAFKVVYIVCAIISGGVIAGGGSWLLVRALARTGVLSAFAAGREARRRPQRPSRS, via the coding sequence ATGCGCGAGCGCGCGTCCACGCCCATGCCCACCGCGACCGGCCCCACCGCGACCGGCCCCACCGCGACCGGCCCCACCGCGACCGGCCCCGCGGCGACCGGCCCCGCCGACCGGGCAGCCGACCCGGCCCTCCAGACCGGCACCGCCGCTGTCACCGACGGAGCCCCGCAGCCCTCCCGTCGCCGTTTCCGGTGGCGCGTGGTCGACATCGTCGTCGCGAGCGTCCTCGGGGTCGCGGCGGGTCTCGTCTTCACACTGTGGGACCTCGGCTACTCCCCGATCAGCGTCGGACTCGGTCTGGTCCTCCCCGGGTCGCAGTCCCTGGTCGGCGGGGTCTGGCTGTTCGCTGGCGTGCTCGTCGGCGTCGTCGTCCGGAAGCCGGGCGCGGCGCTCTACGGCGAGGTCGTCGCCGCGAGCGTCGAAGCGCTCGTCGGCAACGAGTGGGGCGGCTGGCTCACGCTCGTGTCCGGGCTCGTCCAGGGCCTCGGCGCCGAGATCGTCCTCGCGCTGTTCCTCTACCGCGTGTACCGAGCGCCGGTCGTCGTCCTCGCGGGCGCCGCTGCCGGGCTCGCCCTCGGGATCAACGACTCGGTGCTCTGGTACCCGGCGTACGCACTCGCGTTCAAGGTCGTCTACATCGTCTGCGCGATCATCTCGGGTGGCGTCATCGCCGGTGGCGGATCGTGGCTGCTCGTCCGCGCGCTCGCCCGCACGGGCGTGCTCAGTGCGTTCGCTGCCGGCCGGGAGGCCCGTCGCCGCCCGCAGCGCCCCTCCCGGTCCTGA
- the glgX gene encoding glycogen debranching protein GlgX, with translation MQTWPGNPYPLGATYDGSGTNFAIFSEAAERVELCLFDDDGTETRIDLIEVDAYVWHAYLPNVGPGQEYGFRVHGEYAPERGHRANPNKLLLDPYAKATSGDIDWDQSLFSYTFGAPDSRNDEDSASHMVKGVVINPFFDWQGDRHPKVPYGETVIYEAHVKGLTKTHPDIPEEQRGTYAGVAHPAVIGHLKRLGVTTLELMPVHQYVNDSILQQKGLSNYWGYNTIGFFAPHSHYSASGDRGQQVQEFKAMVRTLHDAGIEVVLDVVYNHTAEGNHLGPTLSLKGIDNAAYYRLMDDDQRYYRDYTGTGNSLNVRHPHSLQLIMDSLRYWVTEMHVDGFRFDLAAALAREFYEVDRLATFFELVQQDPIVSQVKLIAEPWDVGPGGYQVGNFPPQWTEWNGRYRDTVRDFWRGEPSTLGEFASRISGSADLYEHDGRRPVASINFITAHDGFTLLDLVSYNDKHNQANGEDNNDGESHNRSWNSGVEGPTDDPEITALRLQRRRNFLATLLLSQGVPMILHGDELGRTQLGNNNVYAQDSELSWIDWAHADQELIDFVGEVVRLRRHHPTFRRTRYFNGRPVRRGQDEPLPDIVWLTPEGDAMQPEEWDSGFGKSVGVFLNGDGIRGRDSRGGRVTDVNFLMYFNAHSETVTFTVPSDEYAHAWKIRIDTADPGEKGDIVAAGEPLDVPARSMLVLRAEPPQEPTSTPVSTTTTSAPTATPTAPDGVDTATEAMTATPPGTPRPAPTADAGKGDPT, from the coding sequence TTGCAGACTTGGCCCGGCAACCCCTACCCCCTCGGTGCGACGTACGACGGCAGCGGCACGAACTTCGCGATCTTCAGCGAGGCCGCCGAACGCGTCGAGCTCTGCCTCTTCGACGACGACGGCACCGAGACCCGCATCGACCTGATCGAGGTCGATGCCTACGTCTGGCACGCCTACCTGCCGAACGTCGGTCCGGGGCAGGAGTACGGATTCCGCGTGCACGGCGAGTACGCCCCGGAGCGCGGGCATCGAGCCAACCCGAACAAGCTCCTGCTCGACCCCTACGCCAAGGCGACCAGTGGAGACATCGACTGGGACCAGTCGCTGTTCTCGTACACCTTCGGTGCGCCGGACAGCCGGAACGACGAGGACTCGGCGTCGCACATGGTGAAGGGCGTGGTCATCAACCCGTTCTTCGACTGGCAGGGCGATCGACACCCGAAGGTCCCCTACGGCGAGACCGTGATCTACGAGGCCCACGTCAAGGGCCTGACGAAGACCCACCCGGACATCCCCGAGGAGCAACGGGGCACCTACGCGGGCGTCGCGCATCCAGCGGTCATCGGGCACCTCAAGCGGCTCGGGGTCACCACGCTCGAACTGATGCCCGTGCACCAGTACGTGAACGACTCGATCCTGCAGCAGAAGGGCCTCAGCAACTACTGGGGGTACAACACGATCGGGTTCTTCGCCCCGCACTCGCACTACTCCGCCAGTGGGGACCGTGGGCAGCAGGTGCAGGAGTTCAAGGCGATGGTCCGGACCCTGCACGACGCCGGGATCGAGGTCGTGCTCGACGTCGTGTACAACCACACGGCCGAGGGCAACCACCTCGGACCCACCTTGTCGTTGAAGGGCATCGACAACGCGGCGTACTACCGCCTGATGGACGACGACCAGCGGTACTACCGCGACTACACGGGAACGGGGAACTCGCTCAACGTCCGGCACCCGCACTCGCTCCAGCTCATCATGGACTCGCTCCGGTACTGGGTGACCGAGATGCACGTGGACGGCTTCCGGTTCGACCTCGCCGCCGCGCTCGCCCGCGAGTTCTACGAGGTCGACCGCCTGGCGACGTTCTTCGAACTCGTGCAACAGGACCCGATCGTGTCGCAGGTCAAGCTCATCGCGGAGCCGTGGGACGTCGGGCCCGGCGGGTACCAGGTCGGGAACTTCCCGCCGCAGTGGACCGAGTGGAACGGGCGGTACCGCGACACCGTGCGCGACTTCTGGCGAGGCGAGCCGTCGACGCTCGGTGAGTTCGCGTCGCGCATCTCCGGATCCGCCGACCTGTACGAGCACGACGGGCGCCGCCCGGTGGCCAGCATCAACTTCATCACCGCCCACGACGGCTTCACGCTGCTCGACCTGGTCTCCTACAACGACAAGCACAACCAGGCCAACGGCGAGGACAACAACGACGGCGAGAGCCACAACCGATCCTGGAACTCCGGGGTCGAGGGCCCCACCGACGACCCGGAGATCACGGCGCTCCGGCTCCAGCGACGCCGGAACTTCCTCGCGACGCTCCTGCTCAGCCAGGGCGTGCCGATGATCCTGCACGGCGATGAACTCGGGCGCACGCAGCTCGGCAACAACAACGTGTACGCGCAGGACTCGGAACTGAGCTGGATCGACTGGGCCCACGCCGACCAGGAGCTCATCGACTTCGTCGGCGAGGTCGTCCGCCTCCGGCGCCACCACCCGACGTTCCGACGGACCCGGTACTTCAACGGCCGACCCGTGCGCCGCGGGCAGGACGAGCCGCTGCCGGACATCGTCTGGCTCACCCCGGAAGGCGACGCGATGCAGCCGGAGGAATGGGACTCCGGCTTCGGCAAGAGCGTCGGGGTGTTCCTCAACGGCGACGGCATCCGCGGCCGTGACTCCCGCGGCGGACGCGTCACCGACGTCAACTTCCTCATGTACTTCAACGCCCACTCCGAGACCGTCACGTTCACGGTGCCGTCCGACGAGTACGCCCACGCGTGGAAGATCCGGATCGACACGGCCGACCCGGGCGAGAAGGGCGACATCGTCGCCGCCGGAGAGCCGCTCGACGTGCCGGCGCGCTCGATGCTCGTGCTCCGCGCGGAACCCCCGCAGGAGCCGACGAGTACACCGGTGTCGACGACCACCACGAGCGCTCCGACCGCGACCCCGACCGCCCCCGACGGCGTCGACACCGCGACGGAGGCCATGACCGCCACCCCGCCGGGCACCCCGCGCCCGGCACCGACCGCCGATGCCGGCAAGGGAGACCCGACGTGA
- the treY gene encoding malto-oligosyltrehalose synthase: MTSTHNEQAAVPARRPGGARRVPDSTYRLQVTADFDLTAAAEVVDYIAALGADWVYLSPVLQAEAGSSHGYDVVDHSRIDVSRGGDDAFRVLTTAAHAAGLGVLVDIVPNHMGVADPASNPWWEDLLTHGRDSAVADAFDVDWAAGGGRIRVPVLDYDLESGTEDGLDAITLEGDKLMVGTTAYPTAPGTVNPGDDVRTVHDRQHYEFVHWRRADHDLNYRRFFAVNTLAAIRVEEPEVFTASHGLIGQWFRDGQVDGLRIDHPDGLYDPAGYLDDLAELTGGAYTLVEKILEPGEELPASWPVDGTTGYDALGYVDRLFVDPAGAEPLGALDSRLRGERDAFRWDLLTHGTRRDVTDGILGSEVARLTRLLAPEVPDVDPRVIEDAVAEVTASFGVYRTYLPEGAHDLVEALETACERRPDLDPVIDRIAPFLADPEHPAAIRLQQTSGMVMAKGVEDSAFYRYSRLTSLSEVGTDPSVFSITPTEFHRAQESRLAAWPHAMTTLTTHDTKRSEDTRARIATLAELGDEWVAAFERLNALAPLEDGVLANLLWQAIVGARPASRERLHAYAEKASREAGNTTTWTAPNEPFEERMHALVDAAFDDPEVVAELDAIDRRIEAAGWSNGLGMKLVQLAGPGVPDVYQGTELWDRSLVDPDNRRPVDYAERRRLLVAVEEGALPPIDASGAAKLLVTSAALHLRRDRPELFTRYLPVPASGVTADHVVAFDRGGAVVVATRLPIGLERTGGWADTMIHPVPEDRIDVLTGRTFRAGRGIAVADLLSTYPVALLAPAANTTDEPSGVTMEGHA, encoded by the coding sequence GTGACCTCGACCCACAACGAGCAGGCAGCGGTGCCCGCTCGCCGTCCGGGAGGCGCGCGTCGCGTCCCGGACTCCACCTACCGCCTCCAGGTGACCGCCGACTTCGACCTGACGGCCGCCGCCGAGGTCGTCGACTACATCGCCGCGCTCGGTGCCGACTGGGTCTACCTGTCCCCGGTCCTCCAGGCCGAAGCGGGGTCGAGCCACGGCTACGACGTCGTCGACCACTCCCGGATCGACGTGTCCCGCGGCGGCGACGACGCGTTCCGCGTACTGACGACCGCTGCGCACGCGGCCGGGCTCGGGGTCCTCGTCGACATCGTGCCGAACCACATGGGCGTCGCGGACCCGGCGTCGAACCCCTGGTGGGAAGACCTGCTGACCCACGGGCGGGACTCCGCCGTGGCCGACGCGTTCGACGTCGACTGGGCCGCGGGCGGCGGACGCATCCGCGTGCCCGTGCTCGACTACGACCTCGAGAGCGGCACCGAGGACGGCCTGGACGCCATCACGCTCGAGGGCGACAAGCTCATGGTCGGGACGACCGCCTACCCGACCGCCCCGGGGACCGTGAACCCGGGCGACGACGTGCGCACCGTCCACGACCGCCAGCACTACGAGTTCGTGCACTGGCGTCGCGCCGACCACGACCTCAACTACCGCCGGTTCTTCGCCGTGAACACCCTCGCCGCGATCCGGGTCGAGGAGCCCGAGGTGTTCACCGCCTCGCACGGCCTCATCGGGCAGTGGTTCCGCGACGGTCAGGTCGACGGTCTCCGCATCGACCACCCGGACGGCCTGTACGACCCGGCGGGGTACCTCGACGACCTGGCCGAGTTGACCGGCGGGGCGTACACCCTCGTCGAGAAGATCCTCGAGCCCGGCGAGGAGCTGCCCGCCTCGTGGCCCGTCGACGGCACGACGGGCTACGACGCCCTCGGGTACGTCGACCGCCTGTTCGTCGACCCGGCCGGCGCGGAGCCGCTCGGCGCGCTCGACTCGCGGCTGCGCGGCGAACGGGACGCCTTCCGGTGGGACCTCCTGACGCACGGCACCCGGCGCGACGTGACCGACGGCATCCTCGGCAGCGAGGTCGCCCGACTGACCCGTCTCCTGGCGCCCGAGGTGCCCGACGTGGACCCTCGTGTCATCGAGGACGCCGTCGCCGAGGTCACCGCGTCGTTCGGCGTCTACCGGACCTACCTTCCCGAGGGCGCACACGACCTCGTCGAGGCCCTGGAGACCGCGTGCGAGCGCCGTCCCGACCTCGACCCCGTGATCGACCGGATCGCCCCGTTCCTCGCCGACCCCGAGCACCCGGCGGCGATCCGCCTGCAGCAGACGTCGGGGATGGTCATGGCGAAGGGCGTCGAGGACTCGGCGTTCTACCGCTACTCGCGCCTGACGAGCCTGAGCGAGGTGGGAACGGACCCGAGCGTGTTCTCCATCACGCCGACCGAGTTCCACCGCGCGCAAGAGAGTCGCCTCGCCGCCTGGCCGCACGCCATGACCACGCTCACGACCCACGACACGAAGCGGAGCGAGGACACCCGCGCCCGCATCGCGACGCTCGCCGAGCTGGGTGACGAGTGGGTCGCCGCGTTCGAGCGTCTGAACGCCCTCGCACCGCTCGAGGACGGCGTGCTCGCGAACCTCCTCTGGCAGGCGATCGTCGGCGCGCGGCCCGCCTCACGCGAGCGGCTGCACGCCTACGCCGAGAAGGCCTCGCGTGAGGCCGGGAACACCACGACCTGGACCGCGCCGAACGAGCCCTTCGAGGAGCGTATGCACGCGCTCGTCGACGCCGCGTTCGACGATCCGGAGGTGGTCGCGGAGCTCGACGCGATCGACCGTCGCATCGAAGCCGCCGGCTGGTCGAACGGCCTCGGCATGAAGCTCGTGCAGCTCGCTGGCCCCGGCGTCCCGGACGTCTACCAGGGCACCGAGCTGTGGGACCGCTCCCTCGTCGACCCGGACAACCGACGACCCGTGGACTACGCCGAGCGACGACGTCTCCTCGTCGCCGTCGAGGAGGGCGCACTGCCCCCGATCGACGCCTCCGGCGCGGCGAAGCTCCTCGTGACCTCGGCCGCCCTGCACCTGCGCCGCGACCGGCCCGAGCTGTTCACGCGGTACCTGCCGGTGCCGGCTTCGGGCGTCACCGCGGACCACGTCGTCGCGTTCGACCGCGGCGGTGCCGTGGTCGTGGCCACGCGCCTCCCGATCGGACTCGAACGGACCGGCGGCTGGGCGGACACGATGATCCACCCCGTGCCGGAGGACCGCATCGACGTCCTCACCGGCCGGACGTTCCGGGCGGGACGCGGTATCGCCGTGGCCGACCTGCTCAGCACCTACCCCGTCGCGCTCCTGGCGCCGGCGGCCAACACGACGGACGAGCCCTCGGGCGTCACGATGGAAGGCCACGCATGA